ATAAAGCGAGACTTGTTGCTAAGGGATTTCACCAGCAGCCAGGGATTGACTACACTGACACCTTTAGCCCTGTTGTCAAGGCTACCACTATCCGGGTTGTTTTATCTATTGCTACAGCTAACCATTGGCCCTTGAGACAATTAGATGTCCAGAATGCTTTCTTACATGGTGATCTTAAGGAAACGGTGTATCTACAACAACCGCCAGGTTTTGTTGACAGGTCAAAACTTGATCATGTGTGTTTATTGCACAAATCATTGTACGGTCTAAAGCAAGCACCTAGAGCGTGGTTTCATCGGCTCTCTCAGGCTCTTTATCGCATCGGTTTTAGGGGATCCAAAACCGATCCCTCGCTTTTTATCTATTGTGCTCGTGGTACAGTGCTATATATGCTAGTGTacgttgatgatattattttgacAGGTAACAACCCTTTGATGCTTGATCAGGTTGGTCATCAGCTTAGTCGTACCTTCGCCATTCAAGACATGGGGCATCTGTCATATTTTCTGGGTGTGGAAATCACACGTACAGGTTCAGATTTGTATCTATCTCAATCCAAATATATTACAGATCTCTTGAAACGCGCAAATTTGTCCAATGCCAGACCAGTTCCATCTCCACTTTCTACATCTGTGGTTTTGTCTAATGGTGATAGTACTGCTTTCTCGGATCCAGTAAAATACTGAAGTATTGTTGGGGGTCTCAAGTATGCTACTCTTTCTAGGCCTGATATTGCATTTGCTGTGAACAAAGTGTATTAATACATGCATTCCCCGACTGAAAATCATTGGTCAGCTGTTAAGCGTATTCTTCGTTACTTACAAGGGACATCCGGCTACGGATTACACATCTCTAGCAACTCATCAACTCAATTACATGCTTATGCCAATGCCTCCTTCAATGCTATTTATGCCTACTCTGATGCTGATTGGGCTGGTTGCCTAGATGACCGTCGATCCACGGGGGGATTTGCTATATATCTAGGATCTAATCTTGTCTTTTGGTCTGCTAGAAAACAACGCACTGTATCTCGGTCATCCATAGAGGCTGAGTACAAGGCTATGACTGACACTGTCGCCAAACTTACATGGCTTCAATCTCTACTTCAAGGATTGCGCATTCCTATACAAACTACTCCAACATTGTGGTGTGACAATCTAGGCGCTACCATTGGCGTAGCTATTAAGGGGCAGGGAGGGGCGCCCGACCCCCCGAAAATTTTTTTGTGATGTAAggggtatattgttttcgtgtagaaaaatttcgatatactcggtttcgacCTCCCATTTACCCGAAAAGTAGCGTTAGagaattaaaaaatttagatccTGGGCCCCCATTGAAAATAACCTAGCTTCGCCACTGGGCGCTACTTATATGTCAGCTAATCCCGTCTTTCATGCACGCACAAAGCATGTGGAAATTGATTTTCATTTCGTACGAGAGAAGATTGCTCAAGAAAATTTGTCAGTAAGTTCATATCTTCACATGCTCAGATTGCGGATGTTTTTACAAAGGCCTTATCTTCAGATCGGTTCATGCTGTTGCGGTCCAAGCTAAGAGTCGCACAACGGTCTTAGCTTGAGGGGGCGTATTAAGATGTAATTAGTTTTCTATattattagtttccataataaTAGTTTCCATGTATTAGGTTAATAGACTCTATAATCTTATAATTCTCATAATCACAATTAAAATACATAACCTACAAGGTTTTTCActcaaaaacttaaaaatgacATAATGAAGAcgaaaacttttttgtttaatacttttGTTTCAATTAgactaaaattttattttttcagacAACAAAAACATTGAATAACTAAATCGACACAAGAACTTATTTCACATGGAAAACCCGTCGAACCACCACGAACTTCCACTATAGAGATCTACATAGCCAGCCATCTACTTCAGCCCTTCCAAAATGTTCCGGATTCACAATGTCTCGTTGCCATCTGCAGGCAGATGCCACTGGGCTCTGCAACATATTATCTTTTCCCAAATGTGGAACATCATTTCATTAGTTAGGACTTTTTTTTAACTCTGCTAATCAGAGGACAGCAATTCTAAGCATGATTTGTTCacatatttattcataataagACTCAAAATAAATCCTCTGCAGGGAAATTAATGGTTTCCATTTCAACCAAGACAAAAGCAAACAACTACATAGCCTAAATAACTCAGAACATcacatttatatactttttgttcaaaattttattaatcagCAAGCATACTAATCAATAATgacaaaaaaaacatttatatacttgtttgttaaaatttttattaatcagcAAGCATACTAATCAATAATGACAAAAATACATATTCTCTACTATATATCCAGTAAACTAAGCATTCCCATGTTTTTGATGACTTCCACAATCTGATTCTTCAATTTCTCTGTGGGTGTATGAAACTAGCCAAAAACTCTTGCTGATCTTTTGTTGCTGAACCGACCACCTCTTGACTTCCTGCCATTTGTAAGGTGCTCTCTTTACCTCCAAAAAGCTTCTTCATttcatcccatatatatattcacaatactcacatttatatactttttgtttgaattatatatacttgataTTTACTGTCCATCTATGTAAAGAAAGATGGATAAATCTCTACAGCTTGTGCCTTTTTTACGCTGTATATTTACTGTCCACCTTGTACTCCACAATGTTCCAAGTGAGCTAACGAATACGGCTCACATTTGCAAATGGTTCCGGTGTAGCTTTAGGTGCAGCTTTAGCAGCCACTGCAGGGCTCCCAAAAACGTTCCAGAATCTCAATGTCTCGTCTCCTGCAGCAGATGCAACTGTACATCCATCTGGGCTCTGCAAACAGAAAGCATAATTATTATTAGCGACCAAAAATTAGAACTGGAACCAAACTTAAATACAAAAACAACTtctatgttttttgattatacCTGTGCCATGAAAAGAACTCTTGAAGTATGGCCAGTAAGCTCAGCCATCTTAACCATTGAAGGGTACTTCCATAATGTCAGCTGGTTCTGTGTAAACCCATGTGAGCTCAGCAGTTCACGTTCGTTCTTATTCCATAAAAGTGCACATACTTGTGACCCTGTGTCCACTGAATTCAAGCAAGAACCAGTGTGTGTGTTCCAAAACTTGATACActtgtcaccaccaccacctccagaAGCCAAAAGATTAGCTTGGAATGGGCACCAAGCAAGGGCTTTCACTGCTGCAGTGTGATCCTCGAGCCTGTGAAGATATTCAGTTGGGGAATTTGTAGACGCCATGGATTTGTCCCAAATGTGAAGAAGATTGTCGTTTCCACCACTGGCTAATTGCTGACCAGAGGCTGACCACTTCAAGCCGCAAACTTCTTGGTGGTGGCCAGTGTATGTTTCAACTATGGGTGATCTGATCCTAACATCATTGTTTACAATCCGTCCGTCCATTCCTCCTGTAGTCAGAATGTGGTTGTTCCAGTCTAATGCACCAACCCGAGATTGGTGACCTCCTCTGATGGTTCTCAACTGTTTCAAATCAAAAGAGTCATTTAGTATTCAAGGATAACTTGGGCagattgggtaatgggtcaagaCAACTTTCTAAAACAGTTCATTTTAATTATGCAAAACAACTTCTAAAACAGACATTTAACAATCTTCTTATGTCCATTTGAACCGTTAACATATCCAATTGAACAATCTCTAGGTGGTccagaaaaaccaaaaaaccccCAACTTcaaaactttaataaaattcaatatggaaatcatatattaaaaaaaaaattcaaatataagatatataCCAATCTATTAGCAGTCGAATCCCAAAGCTGGACATCTGCGTTGTTTAGACCGACTGAAAGGTGACGTCCATCAGGTGCCCATTTGACACTAGTCACTGGGCCAATCTCATCATCTACAGTCACAAGCTCTGATGTATTACCATCAGTAGCATCCCACAGATACACTGTTGTTCCAAGAGCAATTGCAAGAACATTGCTGCTTCCCCAATCCAACAGATTCAAGTAATAATCATCTATAATATCTGGTGCATCCAATGTTCTTTCCGAAGTCTGTAATcaatcaacaaaagaaaacCGCATATTACAGATTTGAAACACGTCAAAAAATCGAATCCTATAACAATAAGACGCTAACGAATGGATCGTGTCATAAAACAACAACATGGGGTGATTGTAAAAGACACAAATTTGCAGATCATAAAGAATGGATCTTGTAAAGAAACCTCATTCTAGATAATGAACACAAGACACAAACTTGAAACTTATAAGAAATTCAACCAACCAATGTTTTAGGACTTGAAATCaagaaacacacatatataatgtACTTATAAGTATTCAACCCAAATCAAATCTACttactaacaaaacataaaGGACAGTAAACAAGAAAcaaatttgaataaaaaa
The Erigeron canadensis isolate Cc75 chromosome 2, C_canadensis_v1, whole genome shotgun sequence DNA segment above includes these coding regions:
- the LOC122588816 gene encoding cell division cycle 20.2, cofactor of APC complex-like; amino-acid sequence: MAAGSFVTSSGTKSQSRCPLQEQYLQRRNSRENLDRFIPNRSAMDFDYAHYMLTEAKKGKENPVNCSPSREAYRKLLAETFNMNRTRILAFKNKPPTPTEAIPSDCFSSVQQSKPVKARRYIPQTSERTLDAPDIIDDYYLNLLDWGSSNVLAIALGTTVYLWDATDGNTSELVTVDDEIGPVTSVKWAPDGRHLSVGLNNADVQLWDSTANRLLRTIRGGHQSRVGALDWNNHILTTGGMDGRIVNNDVRIRSPIVETYTGHHQEVCGLKWSASGQQLASGGNDNLLHIWDKSMASTNSPTEYLHRLEDHTAAVKALAWCPFQANLLASGGGGGDKCIKFWNTHTGSCLNSVDTGSQVCALLWNKNERELLSSHGFTQNQLTLWKYPSMVKMAELTGHTSRVLFMAQSPDGCTVASAAGDETLRFWNVFGSPAVAAKAAPKATPEPFANVSRIR